Proteins co-encoded in one Nicotiana sylvestris chromosome 7, ASM39365v2, whole genome shotgun sequence genomic window:
- the LOC104224907 gene encoding uncharacterized protein → MARTNKYTSLNFNDIYEKKTTSSSSAASGRPHSSSSSSFNGPNKTIISNSRIHGHMLVLSRPTPKPISIPQPQPQPLPIQQQPKLQSPPDQTRAESDSISLRPQGRTGSGPTTTLSSSPVNPPSPLQSPLPKSNRFVPPHLRPGFVGREEKPVPDGQGVRARPEVGPGLHRQGGHLGSSPNRFGENGRPKSGGGYERTRRGFGEADSVDFMNRRGSSGARPSSSG, encoded by the coding sequence ATGGCAAGAACCAATAAATATACCTCCCTTAACTTCAACGACATCTACGAAAAGAAAACCACTAGCAGCAGCTCCGCCGCCTCCGGCAGACCGCActcttcttcatcatcttcttTTAATGGTCCCAATAAGACTATTATCTCTAACTCTCGTATTCATGGACACATGCTTGTCCTGAGCCGGCCCACTCCCAAGCCCATCTCCATTCCGCAACCCCAGCCTCAGCCTCTTCCGATCCAGCAACAGCCGAAGTTACAAAGCCCACCGGATCAAACCCGAGCTGAATCGGACTCCATTTCGCTTCGTCCACAGGGTCGTACTGGTTCCGGGCCCACTACAACACTTTCTTCTTCTCCTGTGAACCCCCCTTCACCTTTGCAATCGCCTTTGCCAAAGTCGAACAGGTTCGTGCCGCCACATCTTAGACCGGGATTTGTGGGCCGGGAGGAGAAACCGGTCCCGGATGGTCAGGGAGTGAGAGCCAGACCGGAGGTTGGGCCTGGGCTGCATCGTCAGGGGGGACATCTTGGGTCGTCACCTAATCGGTTCGGAGAGAACGGTAGGCCCAAATCGGGAGGTGGGTATGAGCGAACGAGGAGGGGATTTGGGGAGGCTGATTCGGTGGATTTCATGAACCGGCGTGGTTCTAGCGGGGCTCGGCCCAGCTCTAGTGGATGA